In Massilia violaceinigra, one DNA window encodes the following:
- the mutM gene encoding bifunctional DNA-formamidopyrimidine glycosylase/DNA-(apurinic or apyrimidinic site) lyase: protein MPELPEVEVTRRGVAPHIDGRIVDSVLTRREGLRWPFPPGLSDLLAGQRILHTGRRGKYLLIAFDHGTLIIHLGMSGHLRVLPPDTEVKKHDHFDLVVEGDAGRQVLRMNDPRRFGAVLWHPGDDGELDQHILLRGLGVEPLEAGFSGELLYRETRKRSAPIKQVLLAGDIVVGVGNIYACESLFRAGINPKTPAARIGRERYNRLAEAIRLILSEAIVQGGSTLRDFIAVNGQSGYFQQTYFVYDRAGVPCRNCGAEIRQIKQGQRSTFYCVNCQK from the coding sequence ATGCCTGAACTGCCCGAAGTCGAAGTCACCCGCCGCGGCGTCGCACCCCATATCGATGGCCGCATCGTCGATAGCGTCTTGACGCGCAGGGAGGGACTGCGCTGGCCGTTTCCGCCGGGTTTGTCCGATTTGCTGGCCGGACAGCGCATTCTGCACACGGGACGGCGCGGCAAATACTTGCTCATCGCCTTCGATCATGGCACCCTGATCATCCATCTGGGCATGTCCGGCCACCTGCGCGTGCTGCCGCCGGACACCGAAGTGAAAAAACACGACCATTTCGACCTCGTGGTCGAGGGCGACGCGGGGCGCCAGGTACTGCGCATGAACGATCCGCGCCGCTTCGGCGCCGTGCTGTGGCATCCCGGCGACGATGGCGAACTCGACCAGCATATCCTGCTGCGCGGCCTCGGCGTCGAGCCGCTGGAAGCCGGGTTTTCGGGCGAATTGCTGTACCGCGAAACGCGCAAGCGCTCGGCGCCGATCAAGCAGGTGCTGCTGGCCGGCGACATTGTGGTGGGCGTGGGCAATATCTACGCTTGCGAGAGCCTGTTTCGGGCAGGAATCAATCCGAAAACGCCGGCCGCGCGCATCGGCCGGGAACGCTACAACAGGCTGGCCGAGGCGATCCGCCTTATCCTGTCTGAGGCTATTGTGCAAGGGGGCAGCACTTTACGTGACTTTATTGCTGTAAATGGGCAATCGGGCTATTTCCAACAGACATATTTCGTCTATGATCGTGCTGGAGTGCCTTGC
- a CDS encoding tetratricopeptide repeat protein, whose product MKNAFVIVTLSGLLSACAVAPTPHAPALAGSAADAKADAPAPAATAEPLPPAAEVLAEGERASAPDEPSPDLKLPHVALSKEMLYKLMKAELEFRGGTWQGPYMTLMALAQQTRDPRLAQRAAEMAQAAQKGSEALAAIRLWRELAPESDEAGQYYIAASVMADDLSEAGVLFAARLRDAAPANRGMAMYQIQQLLTRAKDKAAAGALLERLLAPYIAMSEARVVLAQSAYARGASDEALAHAQEALRIKPDSEIAVLTLAQVSGERDDVGSLLAKFLAANPGAREVRAALARILVTQKQYEPARKEFLALLKEQPDNPGTLYALGILSMQLSDPAAAETYLAGFITALDKNPGDERDPAKVLIMLSQLAEERGDLAAARAWLGKIEPEDAPAWFSAQLRSAQLMGKQGDLDGARAFLDALKAEEPAQQVQVVLVQSQVLRDAGKIEQAYAVMEQGAARFPSNPDLLYDFALLAEKLGRVDVMEKNLRLVMEQAPDNHHAYNALGYSLAERNVRLDEALALIDKALKMAPSDPFIMDSMGWVQYRLGNLNEAEAHLRRAYALRNDVEIAVHLGEVLWHKGQKSDAQQLWREARAKDPKNDTLKSTLARLQLKL is encoded by the coding sequence TTGAAAAACGCTTTCGTCATTGTAACCCTGTCCGGACTGCTCTCGGCGTGCGCCGTGGCGCCAACGCCTCACGCTCCCGCCCTGGCCGGCAGCGCGGCCGATGCCAAGGCGGACGCCCCCGCGCCCGCCGCCACGGCCGAACCCCTGCCGCCGGCTGCCGAGGTCCTCGCCGAAGGCGAACGCGCGTCCGCGCCGGACGAGCCATCGCCGGACCTCAAGCTGCCGCACGTGGCACTGAGCAAGGAAATGCTCTACAAGCTGATGAAGGCCGAGCTGGAATTTCGCGGCGGCACCTGGCAGGGGCCGTACATGACCCTGATGGCCCTGGCCCAGCAGACGCGCGACCCGCGCCTGGCCCAGCGCGCCGCCGAAATGGCGCAGGCGGCCCAGAAGGGCAGCGAAGCGCTGGCCGCGATCCGCCTGTGGCGCGAACTGGCACCCGAATCCGACGAAGCCGGCCAGTACTACATCGCCGCGTCCGTCATGGCCGACGACTTGAGCGAGGCGGGCGTGCTGTTCGCGGCGCGCCTGCGCGATGCGGCGCCCGCCAACCGCGGCATGGCCATGTACCAGATCCAGCAACTGCTCACGCGGGCGAAGGACAAGGCCGCCGCCGGCGCGCTGCTCGAGCGCCTGCTGGCGCCGTACATCGCCATGAGCGAGGCGCGCGTGGTGCTGGCGCAGTCGGCCTACGCGCGCGGCGCCAGCGACGAAGCGCTGGCCCATGCGCAGGAAGCGCTGCGCATCAAGCCCGATTCCGAGATCGCCGTGCTGACCCTGGCCCAGGTCAGCGGCGAGCGGGACGACGTCGGTTCCTTGCTGGCCAAATTCCTCGCCGCCAATCCTGGTGCGCGCGAAGTGCGCGCGGCCCTGGCCCGCATCCTCGTCACGCAAAAGCAGTACGAGCCGGCGCGCAAGGAGTTTCTTGCCCTGCTCAAGGAGCAGCCGGACAATCCGGGCACCCTGTACGCCCTCGGCATCCTGTCGATGCAGCTGTCCGACCCGGCCGCGGCCGAAACCTACCTGGCCGGTTTCATCACGGCGCTCGACAAGAATCCGGGCGACGAGCGCGATCCGGCCAAGGTGCTGATCATGCTCTCGCAGCTGGCCGAAGAGCGCGGCGACCTTGCCGCCGCCCGCGCATGGCTGGGAAAAATTGAACCGGAAGACGCGCCGGCCTGGTTCTCGGCGCAGTTGCGCAGCGCCCAGCTGATGGGCAAGCAGGGCGACCTGGACGGCGCACGCGCCTTCCTCGACGCCCTCAAGGCCGAGGAGCCTGCCCAGCAGGTGCAAGTGGTGCTGGTGCAAAGCCAGGTGCTGCGCGACGCCGGCAAGATCGAGCAGGCGTACGCGGTGATGGAGCAGGGCGCGGCGCGCTTTCCCTCCAACCCCGATCTGCTGTACGACTTCGCGCTGCTGGCCGAAAAACTGGGCCGCGTCGACGTGATGGAAAAAAACCTGCGCCTGGTGATGGAGCAGGCGCCCGACAACCACCACGCCTACAATGCGCTGGGCTACTCGCTGGCCGAGCGCAATGTGCGCCTGGACGAAGCGCTGGCGCTGATCGACAAGGCCCTGAAAATGGCCCCGTCCGACCCCTTCATCATGGACAGCATGGGCTGGGTCCAGTACCGCCTGGGCAACCTGAACGAAGCCGAGGCACACCTGCGCCGCGCCTACGCCCTGCGCAACGATGTCGAAATCGCCGTGCACCTGGGCGAAGTGCTGTGGCACAAGGGCCAGAAATCCGACGCCCAGCAGCTGTGGCGCGAAGCGCGTGCCAAGGACCCCAAGAACGACACGCTCAAGAGCACGCTTGCGCGCCTGCAGCTCAAGCTGTGA
- a CDS encoding outer membrane lipoprotein LolB: protein MMPRTKTRFLALACAALLSACVTAPTNLSKASVAAYREAIELNGRLTVNYQKDGQTETLTGKFAWNQTPAAVNVSLASPLGQTIATISVTPDSATLVQGDRAPRVARDIDTLTAQTLGWSLPVSGLRDWLQGYATGADGRRFTASPAANTVTTADGWRLTFVSWQDPDAAKPVPKRIDVARVASATVEAMEIRIVIDPQG from the coding sequence ATGATGCCCAGAACTAAAACCCGCTTCCTTGCCCTGGCGTGCGCCGCGCTGCTGTCCGCCTGCGTCACCGCGCCGACCAACCTGTCCAAGGCCAGCGTGGCCGCCTACCGCGAAGCGATCGAGCTGAACGGCCGCCTGACCGTGAACTACCAAAAAGACGGCCAGACCGAGACCCTGACCGGCAAGTTCGCCTGGAACCAGACTCCCGCCGCGGTCAACGTCAGCCTCGCTTCGCCGCTGGGCCAGACCATCGCCACCATCAGCGTCACGCCCGATTCTGCCACCCTGGTCCAGGGCGACCGCGCCCCGCGCGTGGCGCGCGACATCGACACCCTGACCGCGCAAACGCTGGGCTGGTCGCTGCCCGTGTCGGGCTTGCGCGACTGGCTGCAAGGCTACGCCACCGGTGCCGACGGCCGGCGCTTTACCGCCTCGCCCGCCGCCAACACGGTCACCACCGCCGATGGCTGGCGCCTGACCTTCGTAAGCTGGCAAGACCCGGACGCGGCCAAGCCGGTGCCCAAGCGCATCGACGTCGCCCGGGTAGCCAGCGCCACCGTGGAAGCGATGGAAATCCGTATCGTGATCGACCCGCAAGGCTGA
- the ispE gene encoding 4-(cytidine 5'-diphospho)-2-C-methyl-D-erythritol kinase, whose product MRATRLHDCPAPAKLNLFLHVNGRRADGYHLLQTVFQMVDHGDVLHFDLRADERIVRTTDVPGVPEQGDLIVRALLLLQAAYARRHGHPPPGIDVAIDKRLPMGGGLGGGSSDAATALMVANSLWEAGLTREELMALALPLGADIPFFIFGQTAFAEGVGEALQPVQAPDCWYVVIEPGVAVPTAAIFCSEHLTRDTKPVRITDFSRHTMNRTDSTGFGRNDLQAVAVSLFPPVAQAIDWLSAHGDARMTGSGACVFCAFSSEMEADTVLQQVPGIWTAWKAKALMHHPLNTVLQVSAVIE is encoded by the coding sequence ATGCGCGCGACTCGCCTGCACGACTGCCCGGCCCCGGCCAAGCTCAATCTTTTCCTGCACGTGAACGGACGCCGCGCCGACGGCTACCACCTGCTGCAAACCGTGTTCCAGATGGTCGACCATGGCGACGTGCTGCACTTCGACCTGCGCGCCGACGAGCGCATCGTGCGCACCACGGACGTGCCGGGCGTGCCGGAGCAGGGCGACCTGATCGTGCGCGCGCTGCTGCTGCTGCAAGCGGCCTACGCGCGCCGCCACGGCCATCCGCCGCCCGGCATCGACGTGGCTATCGACAAGCGCCTGCCGATGGGGGGCGGGCTCGGCGGCGGCTCATCGGACGCGGCCACCGCGCTGATGGTCGCCAACTCCCTGTGGGAGGCCGGCCTGACGCGCGAGGAACTGATGGCCCTGGCCCTGCCGCTGGGCGCCGACATTCCGTTTTTCATCTTCGGCCAGACCGCCTTTGCCGAAGGCGTGGGCGAGGCGCTGCAGCCGGTGCAGGCCCCCGATTGCTGGTACGTCGTCATCGAACCGGGGGTCGCGGTACCCACAGCAGCAATATTTTGCTCAGAGCATTTGACAAGGGACACGAAACCCGTCAGAATAACGGACTTTTCCAGACACACCATGAATCGCACAGATTCGACGGGGTTCGGAAGAAATGATTTGCAAGCAGTGGCAGTGAGTCTGTTCCCGCCAGTAGCACAGGCGATCGACTGGCTCTCGGCTCACGGTGATGCCAGGATGACTGGCTCTGGAGCGTGTGTGTTTTGCGCGTTTTCCAGCGAAATGGAAGCTGACACGGTACTTCAACAAGTGCCCGGCATCTGGACCGCATGGAAAGCAAAAGCGCTGATGCATCATCCTCTCAACACGGTGTTGCAAGTTAGTGCGGTTATAGAATAG
- a CDS encoding ribose-phosphate pyrophosphokinase, with amino-acid sequence MAYENLMVFTGNANPALAEGVAKNLGIPLGKAVVSKFSDGEVMVEINENVRGKDVFVLQSTCAPTNDSLMEIILMVDALKRASAGRITAAIPYFGYARQDRRPRSARVAISAKVVANMLEKAGVERVLIMDLHADQIQGFFDIPVDNIYASPILLGDLQKRNYDDLLVVSPDVGGVVRARALAKRLGCDLAIIDKRRPKANVSEVMNIIGEVEGRNCVIMDDMVDTAGTLTKAAEVLKERGAKKVVAYCTHPVLSGPAIDRISASPLDELVVTDTIPLSAAGLACDKIRQLTCAPLLAETFKRISKGDSVMSLFID; translated from the coding sequence ATGGCTTACGAAAACCTGATGGTTTTTACCGGCAACGCTAACCCTGCGCTGGCAGAAGGAGTCGCAAAGAATCTGGGCATCCCTCTCGGCAAAGCTGTCGTCTCCAAGTTCTCGGATGGCGAAGTCATGGTCGAAATTAACGAGAATGTCCGCGGTAAAGACGTTTTTGTCCTGCAATCGACCTGCGCACCGACCAACGACAGCCTGATGGAAATCATCCTGATGGTCGACGCTCTCAAGCGCGCATCCGCCGGCCGCATCACCGCGGCGATCCCTTATTTTGGTTATGCCCGCCAGGACCGCCGTCCGCGTTCGGCGCGCGTGGCCATCTCGGCCAAGGTCGTGGCCAACATGCTGGAAAAAGCCGGTGTCGAGCGCGTCCTGATCATGGATCTGCACGCCGACCAGATCCAGGGCTTCTTCGATATCCCGGTTGACAATATTTACGCATCCCCGATTCTGCTGGGCGACCTGCAAAAACGCAATTACGACGACCTGCTGGTCGTGTCGCCGGACGTCGGCGGCGTGGTGCGCGCACGCGCCCTGGCAAAACGCCTCGGCTGCGACCTGGCCATCATCGACAAGCGCCGCCCGAAGGCGAACGTGTCGGAAGTGATGAACATCATCGGTGAAGTTGAAGGCCGTAACTGCGTCATCATGGATGACATGGTCGACACCGCCGGCACCCTGACCAAGGCCGCCGAAGTGTTGAAAGAGCGCGGCGCCAAGAAAGTGGTGGCGTATTGCACGCACCCGGTGCTGTCGGGTCCCGCGATCGACCGCATTTCGGCATCGCCGCTGGATGAACTGGTTGTCACCGACACGATTCCCCTGTCGGCCGCCGGCCTGGCTTGCGACAAGATCCGCCAGCTGACCTGCGCACCGCTGCTCGCTGAAACGTTCAAGCGCATCAGCAAGGGCGACTCGGTGATGTCCTTGTTCATCGACTAA
- a CDS encoding 50S ribosomal protein L25/general stress protein Ctc, producing the protein MKVIAFNRNLQGSGASRRLRIAGQTPGIIYGGAEAPVMIQLDGNALYHALKKEAFHGSILDMEIDGKTQPVLLRDFQMHAFKQLVLHADFQRVDANSKLHKKIALHFVNADVSPAVKLHGAIVSHVLQELEVSCLATDLPEFITVDLTTIDVGHSIHVADLVLPKGVTAITHGKNPTVATAAVPAGHVSADAAATAEAAPAAPAAKGKKK; encoded by the coding sequence ATGAAAGTTATCGCATTCAATCGCAATCTGCAGGGGTCCGGAGCGAGCCGCCGCCTGCGTATCGCTGGTCAAACCCCAGGTATCATCTACGGTGGCGCTGAAGCCCCGGTCATGATCCAACTGGACGGCAACGCTCTGTACCACGCACTGAAAAAAGAAGCGTTCCACGGTTCGATCCTGGACATGGAAATCGACGGCAAGACCCAGCCAGTGCTGCTGCGCGACTTCCAGATGCACGCATTTAAGCAATTGGTTCTGCACGCTGACTTCCAGCGCGTCGATGCCAACAGCAAGCTGCACAAGAAAATCGCCCTGCACTTCGTGAACGCCGACGTATCGCCAGCAGTCAAACTGCACGGCGCTATCGTTTCGCACGTGTTGCAAGAGTTGGAAGTGTCCTGCCTGGCAACCGATCTGCCAGAGTTCATCACCGTCGACCTGACCACCATCGACGTTGGCCACTCGATCCACGTTGCTGACCTGGTCCTGCCAAAAGGCGTGACCGCGATCACCCACGGCAAGAACCCAACCGTTGCTACCGCTGCTGTTCCAGCTGGCCACGTGTCGGCTGACGCTGCTGCTACCGCTGAAGCCGCACCTGCTGCTCCAGCTGCCAAAGGCAAAAAGAAGTAA
- the pth gene encoding aminoacyl-tRNA hydrolase, whose amino-acid sequence MPIRLIVGLGNPGPEYEQTRHNAGFWLVDNLANSLPGCRLQRETRFNAFVAKTSVAGHEVFLLEPQTYMNRSGQSVGALARFYKINPDDVLVVHDELDLAPGAVKMKKGGSSGGHNGLKDITAALGTQDYWRLRLGIGHPRTLGSQQPVADFVLHRPRKEEQILIEEAIDKSLRILPLAVEGKFDIATMQLHTA is encoded by the coding sequence ATGCCCATTCGCCTGATCGTCGGCCTCGGCAACCCCGGCCCCGAGTACGAACAGACCCGCCACAACGCCGGTTTCTGGCTGGTCGACAACCTCGCCAACAGCCTGCCCGGTTGCCGCCTGCAGCGCGAAACGCGCTTTAACGCCTTCGTGGCGAAAACCTCGGTGGCCGGCCACGAAGTGTTTTTGCTCGAACCGCAAACCTATATGAACCGTTCCGGACAATCGGTAGGTGCTCTGGCGCGCTTTTACAAGATTAATCCCGACGACGTGCTGGTCGTGCACGACGAGCTCGACCTGGCGCCAGGCGCGGTCAAGATGAAGAAGGGCGGTTCCAGTGGCGGGCACAACGGCCTGAAAGACATCACGGCGGCGCTCGGCACCCAGGATTACTGGCGCTTGCGGCTCGGCATCGGCCATCCGCGCACGCTCGGCTCGCAGCAGCCGGTGGCCGACTTCGTGCTGCACCGGCCGCGCAAGGAAGAACAGATCCTGATCGAGGAAGCCATCGACAAGAGCTTGCGCATCCTGCCGCTGGCGGTCGAAGGCAAGTTCGATATCGCCACCATGCAGCTGCACACCGCTTGA
- a CDS encoding DUF3857 domain-containing transglutaminase family protein, whose translation MHTCLAAVLSALFLLSNASAAAAPDADTGTDPSMVVDKYIQHFVVDTDGSYRLTVDNVKTIVLPRAVQAHSQYYISYNTSLDEISEVEAYTVKPDGRRIPVPPEQVKDQQEPASGDAPMFQDTRLKVVVFSDVAVGDKVAVRYVLKRKTALFPGHFEDLSSSQFYASKQFHLIYDMPSSMLLYADAAGFVPVPATSPSGRQVYQWQYVSGPNRRIEAESVSYLDYGKRLAVSTFPNYAAFARAYHARAQAQAAVTPAIAALARELTAGLDTARAKALALSEWVRRHIRYVAVYTGAGGVVPHAAATVLNNRYGDCKDHAILLEALLAASGIDSSAALINSGNAYRLPDAPTLGIFNHVITYVPALELYLDSTSDAVTAGYLPPAALGKPVLLAKTGKLAQTPSVQPETNRTLARFEVGKNGRGSFKVVRTAGGAMAEPYRQAVRDTAPAERALFVERTLQALGQHGDGAFDAGLLDGAGDEYRMGFTGVSDNFADLPGPAGVATSFNFWGGLGESVASMAQEKTRTQDFICPGIDAADETAIAFAPGIRIMALPKALSLNDAGLSYQASYTRQANTVLVRRNVRFRHAGMICTPADYVRLRPLLERMMRDLKSQIIVKGG comes from the coding sequence ATGCACACTTGCCTCGCCGCAGTATTGAGCGCCCTCTTCCTTCTTTCCAACGCCAGCGCAGCCGCCGCCCCCGACGCCGATACCGGAACCGATCCTTCGATGGTGGTCGACAAATACATCCAGCACTTCGTGGTCGACACCGACGGCAGCTACCGCCTCACGGTCGACAACGTCAAAACCATCGTTCTGCCGCGCGCAGTGCAGGCACACAGCCAGTACTACATCAGCTACAACACCAGCCTCGACGAGATCAGCGAAGTCGAAGCCTACACCGTCAAGCCGGACGGACGGCGCATCCCGGTGCCGCCGGAACAGGTGAAGGACCAGCAGGAGCCGGCCTCGGGCGACGCGCCCATGTTCCAGGATACGCGCCTGAAAGTCGTCGTGTTTTCCGACGTCGCGGTGGGCGACAAGGTGGCGGTGCGCTACGTCCTCAAGCGCAAGACCGCCTTGTTCCCCGGGCATTTCGAGGATTTGTCCTCGTCCCAGTTTTACGCCAGCAAGCAGTTTCACCTGATCTACGACATGCCTTCCTCGATGCTGCTGTACGCGGATGCGGCCGGCTTCGTGCCGGTCCCGGCAACCAGCCCATCCGGGCGCCAGGTGTATCAGTGGCAGTACGTCAGCGGGCCGAACCGGCGCATCGAGGCGGAGTCGGTCAGCTATCTCGATTACGGCAAGCGGCTGGCGGTATCCACCTTCCCCAACTACGCCGCCTTTGCCCGCGCCTACCACGCGCGCGCGCAGGCGCAAGCCGCCGTTACCCCGGCCATCGCCGCGCTGGCGCGCGAACTGACGGCCGGTCTCGACACCGCGCGCGCCAAAGCGCTGGCCCTGTCCGAATGGGTGCGCCGCCATATCCGCTACGTGGCCGTGTACACCGGCGCCGGCGGCGTGGTGCCGCATGCGGCCGCCACGGTGCTGAACAACCGCTACGGCGACTGCAAGGACCATGCGATCCTGCTCGAAGCGCTGCTGGCCGCAAGCGGCATCGACAGCAGCGCCGCCCTGATCAACAGCGGCAATGCCTACCGCCTGCCCGATGCCCCCACCCTGGGCATCTTCAACCACGTAATCACCTACGTTCCCGCGCTCGAGCTGTACCTGGACTCGACCTCGGATGCGGTCACCGCCGGCTATCTGCCGCCGGCCGCGCTCGGTAAACCAGTGTTGCTGGCCAAGACAGGCAAGCTGGCGCAGACCCCGTCCGTACAGCCGGAGACAAACCGCACGCTGGCGCGCTTCGAGGTCGGCAAGAATGGCCGCGGCAGTTTCAAGGTGGTGCGCACGGCCGGCGGCGCAATGGCCGAGCCTTACCGCCAGGCGGTGCGCGACACGGCGCCGGCCGAACGCGCCCTGTTCGTCGAGCGCACGCTGCAAGCCTTGGGCCAGCACGGCGATGGTGCATTCGATGCCGGCCTGCTCGATGGCGCCGGCGACGAGTACCGCATGGGGTTTACCGGCGTGAGCGACAACTTCGCCGACCTGCCGGGGCCGGCCGGGGTGGCGACCAGCTTCAATTTCTGGGGCGGACTGGGCGAGTCGGTCGCTAGCATGGCGCAGGAAAAAACCCGCACGCAAGACTTTATCTGTCCCGGGATCGATGCCGCCGACGAAACGGCAATCGCGTTCGCGCCCGGCATCCGCATCATGGCGCTGCCGAAAGCGCTGTCTCTTAACGATGCCGGCCTGTCGTACCAGGCCAGTTACACGCGCCAGGCCAACACGGTGCTGGTCCGGCGCAACGTGCGCTTCCGCCATGCCGGCATGATCTGCACGCCGGCCGACTACGTGCGCCTGCGTCCGCTGCTCGAACGCATGATGCGCGACCTCAAGAGCCAGATCATCGTCAAGGGTGGCTGA
- a CDS encoding antitoxin Xre/MbcA/ParS toxin-binding domain-containing protein, giving the protein MRGGIPAARIGQLSSRMGMSKEQLIHSLRLSRAAVSRKEKEGALLSSDESERVMGVETLIGMVQSMVEESGNPEGFDAARWLATWLTQPLPALGGATPASYMDTFEGQKLVAGLWSMMQSGAYA; this is encoded by the coding sequence ATTCGCGGTGGCATACCGGCTGCTCGCATCGGCCAATTATCCTCACGCATGGGAATGAGCAAGGAGCAGCTCATTCATAGTCTCCGGCTTTCCCGCGCGGCCGTTAGCCGCAAGGAGAAGGAGGGGGCATTGCTGTCAAGCGATGAATCGGAACGCGTGATGGGCGTCGAGACCCTCATCGGCATGGTGCAGAGTATGGTGGAAGAGTCCGGTAACCCGGAGGGCTTTGATGCGGCGCGCTGGCTTGCCACCTGGTTAACTCAGCCGCTGCCGGCGCTAGGCGGCGCAACCCCTGCCAGTTACATGGACACGTTTGAAGGTCAAAAACTGGTCGCCGGACTGTGGTCCATGATGCAGAGCGGCGCATACGCATGA
- a CDS encoding lysophospholipase — translation MHALSFHAGPHALAHIRQHGLRARDIAVVPAAAGGPKGLIFQSLDQWLFGDWFPQAPRERALIGASIGAWRMAAACRANPVAALARLGELYCGQRYTAKPSPQEINAVCRKLLHELVGGHEAQVTAHPHHRLHVIAARGRRALAEPAHRRAEATGFAAAALLNLASRASLGRVAERVVVGDARGAPSWMPPGFDSFTTHFATLDSGNLADALLASGTLPMLMPPVRTIAGAPPGAYWDGGLIDYHLALPYSNLAPGEIVLYPHFSEHIVPGWLDKAMPWRRMARGAQRGWLDNVLLVAPTPHFLSTLPRGKLPDRKDFTFYGLDHDARIRNWQQAIGQGQRLRDEFAAFVDQPDLSRIQAF, via the coding sequence ATGCACGCACTTTCCTTCCACGCCGGCCCGCACGCGCTGGCCCACATCCGCCAGCACGGCTTGCGCGCGCGCGACATCGCGGTCGTTCCCGCCGCCGCCGGCGGCCCCAAGGGCTTGATCTTCCAGTCGCTCGACCAATGGCTGTTCGGCGACTGGTTCCCGCAAGCGCCGCGCGAGCGTGCCCTGATCGGCGCCTCGATCGGCGCCTGGCGCATGGCGGCCGCCTGCCGGGCCAATCCGGTCGCCGCGCTGGCGCGCTTGGGCGAGCTGTACTGCGGCCAGCGCTACACCGCCAAACCCTCGCCGCAGGAAATCAACGCCGTCTGCCGCAAGCTCCTGCACGAGCTGGTCGGCGGGCACGAGGCGCAAGTGACCGCTCACCCTCACCACCGCCTGCATGTGATCGCGGCGCGTGGACGGCGCGCGCTCGCAGAGCCAGCCCACCGGCGCGCCGAAGCGACCGGCTTTGCCGCCGCCGCGCTGCTCAACCTGGCCTCGCGCGCCAGCCTGGGCCGGGTGGCCGAGCGGGTCGTCGTCGGCGATGCGCGTGGCGCACCAAGCTGGATGCCGCCCGGCTTCGACAGCTTCACCACCCATTTCGCCACCCTCGACAGCGGCAACCTGGCCGACGCCCTGCTGGCCTCGGGCACCCTGCCCATGCTGATGCCGCCGGTGCGCACGATTGCCGGCGCCCCGCCCGGCGCCTACTGGGATGGCGGCCTGATCGACTATCACCTGGCGCTGCCCTACTCGAACCTGGCGCCGGGCGAAATCGTGCTGTACCCGCACTTCAGCGAGCACATCGTACCCGGCTGGCTGGACAAGGCGATGCCGTGGCGGCGCATGGCGCGCGGCGCCCAGCGCGGCTGGCTCGACAACGTGCTGCTGGTCGCGCCGACCCCGCATTTCCTCAGCACCCTGCCGCGCGGCAAGCTGCCCGACCGCAAGGATTTCACTTTCTACGGGCTCGACCACGACGCGCGCATCCGCAACTGGCAGCAGGCGATCGGGCAGGGCCAGCGCCTGCGCGACGAGTTCGCCGCGTTTGTCGACCAGCCCGACCTGTCGCGCATCCAGGCATTCTGA
- a CDS encoding type II toxin-antitoxin system RelE/ParE family toxin produces the protein MPKRTAPSKAASTAAPPVAEARVFKTAWFARAARKRGITDPELCKAMKEVMEGKADPLGGGVWKKRLNDNMDRSIIAAKGEKNWIFMFLFMKKDRENIDKAEETHFKKLAGSYALLTPAAITALLKSSDFVEICHEEC, from the coding sequence ATGCCAAAAAGAACCGCGCCTTCCAAAGCCGCCTCAACGGCAGCCCCTCCAGTCGCGGAGGCGCGGGTTTTCAAGACAGCTTGGTTCGCCAGAGCGGCACGCAAGCGCGGGATTACCGACCCCGAGCTGTGCAAGGCCATGAAGGAGGTCATGGAAGGCAAAGCCGACCCCTTGGGCGGCGGCGTCTGGAAGAAGAGGCTCAATGACAACATGGATCGATCCATCATCGCCGCGAAAGGCGAAAAGAACTGGATCTTCATGTTCCTGTTTATGAAAAAGGACCGTGAAAACATCGACAAGGCTGAGGAGACTCATTTCAAGAAGTTGGCGGGCAGCTATGCACTACTGACACCGGCAGCCATCACGGCATTGTTGAAATCAAGCGATTTTGTGGAGATATGCCATGAGGAATGCTAA